A stretch of Carnobacterium iners DNA encodes these proteins:
- a CDS encoding ABC transporter permease, producing MTANIISGSLIFAAALLFGGLGGMLSERAGVINLGIEGFMISGAFFSAVGAYYAESAGMGGLSPFVGVLTAFICTAIFSGMHALATLKYKADHVISGVVINLLAANVTFFLVKLLFDGAAETPRLKNMFSKISIPFLSDIPIVGKALFKSYPTTYIAFAAVLLIGFIFFKTSLGLRLRGVGENPGSIDTAGINVMKIKFWAVMMSGSIASLGGATIVLTTNGNFSFNTIAGQGYIAIAAVILGRWNPYGVLSGALLFGFAQAIKDQIQILDFASSIPTEVFYMLPYLITLLALIFTGRKTRAPKALGIHYDASVR from the coding sequence ATGACGGCTAATATTATAAGTGGAAGTTTGATTTTTGCAGCAGCCTTACTATTTGGTGGCTTAGGCGGTATGCTGAGTGAAAGAGCAGGTGTAATCAACTTAGGTATTGAAGGTTTCATGATTTCTGGCGCATTCTTTTCAGCAGTTGGAGCTTATTACGCTGAATCAGCTGGTATGGGAGGATTAAGTCCTTTCGTTGGTGTATTAACAGCATTTATCTGTACCGCAATTTTTTCAGGTATGCATGCTTTAGCAACGTTAAAATATAAAGCAGATCATGTTATCAGTGGAGTTGTTATTAACTTACTAGCAGCTAATGTCACTTTTTTCCTAGTCAAACTTCTTTTTGACGGGGCAGCAGAAACACCACGTTTAAAAAATATGTTTTCAAAAATTTCTATTCCTTTTTTATCCGATATTCCAATAGTTGGTAAAGCTCTTTTTAAATCTTATCCTACGACCTATATTGCTTTTGCAGCAGTACTTTTAATCGGCTTTATTTTCTTTAAAACATCTTTAGGTCTGCGTTTAAGAGGTGTTGGAGAAAATCCAGGCTCGATTGATACAGCAGGAATTAATGTCATGAAAATTAAGTTTTGGGCTGTTATGATGAGTGGCTCAATTGCTTCATTAGGTGGAGCAACGATTGTTTTGACAACAAACGGAAACTTTTCATTTAACACGATTGCAGGACAAGGTTATATTGCGATTGCAGCGGTTATCTTAGGACGTTGGAATCCATATGGTGTCTTATCAGGTGCGTTACTTTTCGGATTTGCACAAGCAATCAAAGATCAAATTCAAATTTTAGATTTTGCAAGCTCAATTCCAACAGAAGTATTCTATATGTTGCCTTACCTTATTACTTTATTAGCTCTTATCTTTACTGGTAGAAAAACTCGTGCACCAAAAGCATTAGGAATCCACTATGATGCGAGTGTGAGATAA
- a CDS encoding NCS2 family permease: MMTVQQFFKVKESGSTLQTEVEASITSFVSIVYIVAVNALILSQTGMNYNSVMIATILTTAFSNILMGLYAKSPLILAPGMSDNAFFTYILVGAFAFTWQESLSIVFIVGMIFFLLTYFKVTGLLLRAIPSTMIKGMSAGVGFFLIFLGLKNSEIIVSSPDTIVALNNIFQPIPLTMLATLLMGLFLFVKNVRGNFLLTIIFGVIVSIFLGVTDISSFSYSLIDTQSLEPFIFQFDFSSILSVNYWIAVFSLLILVVFQNLGTQISFLNSEDPAVLKKTLEANGLSVVMASVLGCSSTCTSAEGATGIAIGAKTGLTSFLVGIYFLFTIILIPFIALIPLAVISALLVIVGSLLAAGNLKDIDFMDFTEYFPAILMVLMMVLTFNIADGIGWGFSFYTFLKVSTGKRKSVSKMMYVLTGVFILYFILKFM, translated from the coding sequence ATGATGACAGTGCAACAATTTTTTAAAGTAAAAGAAAGTGGCAGTACCCTACAAACGGAAGTAGAAGCAAGTATTACTTCCTTTGTCTCTATTGTTTATATAGTGGCAGTAAATGCTTTAATTTTATCTCAAACAGGCATGAATTATAATTCTGTTATGATTGCAACAATCTTGACAACAGCTTTTAGTAATATATTAATGGGGTTGTATGCTAAATCCCCATTAATTTTAGCTCCAGGAATGAGCGATAATGCTTTCTTTACTTATATCTTAGTAGGTGCATTCGCCTTTACTTGGCAAGAAAGTTTATCGATTGTTTTTATTGTTGGGATGATTTTCTTCCTATTGACGTATTTTAAAGTGACTGGTTTGCTTTTGCGTGCGATACCATCGACGATGATTAAAGGAATGAGTGCTGGGGTTGGTTTCTTCTTGATCTTCCTAGGTTTGAAAAACAGTGAAATTATTGTTTCTTCGCCAGACACTATTGTAGCGTTAAATAATATTTTTCAACCGATTCCTTTAACGATGTTAGCTACTTTATTAATGGGATTATTTTTATTTGTTAAAAACGTAAGAGGAAACTTTTTGCTAACGATTATATTTGGAGTAATCGTTTCTATCTTTTTGGGTGTCACGGATATCAGTTCATTTTCTTATTCGTTGATTGATACTCAATCGCTCGAACCGTTTATTTTTCAGTTTGATTTCTCTAGTATTCTTTCTGTGAATTACTGGATTGCAGTCTTTTCATTATTAATTCTAGTAGTATTTCAAAATCTAGGGACACAAATCAGTTTTTTGAACTCTGAAGATCCAGCTGTTTTGAAGAAAACATTAGAAGCAAATGGCTTATCTGTTGTTATGGCAAGTGTTTTAGGCTGTAGTTCTACTTGTACAAGTGCAGAAGGTGCAACAGGAATAGCCATAGGTGCAAAGACTGGATTGACGTCATTTTTAGTTGGGATTTACTTCCTTTTTACAATCATTTTGATTCCTTTTATTGCACTTATTCCACTAGCTGTTATTTCTGCTTTACTTGTAATCGTAGGTTCATTGTTAGCAGCGGGTAATTTAAAAGATATTGATTTTATGGATTTCACAGAATACTTTCCAGCTATCTTAATGGTTTTAATGATGGTTTTAACTTTTAATATAGCCGATGGAATTGGATGGGGTTTTTCTTTCTATACATTCCTTAAAGTAAGTACTGGAAAACGTAAATCTGTCTCTAAAATGATGTATGTTTTAACAGGAGTATTTATTTTATATTTTATTCTGAAATTTATGTAG
- a CDS encoding LacI family DNA-binding transcriptional regulator, with protein MATIKDIAEQARVSSATVSRVLNYDESLSVGDETKKRIFEAAGALNYTKYQNKKIEKQGKLAIVQWYTEQEELDDLYYLSIRLGVEKRAEEMDYDIIRIFQNTNFEMSPGIDGIIAIGKFSDIQVNKLTSWTENICFVDFDQLYRRLDSVVIDFEHAVNSVLDYFIANNYQSIGLIAGQENFGDKSKNIIDKRTIFFKNYMQQIGMYKEKYTFTGNFNVLSGQELMRKAIDNLKDDLPDAFFVSNDSMAIGCLRTLQEAGISVPERVSLIGFNDISLAKYIYPTLSTVKVYTELMGETGFDLWLDKLTTGRRVAKKITLSTDLLLRESTKPVI; from the coding sequence ATGGCAACTATTAAAGATATTGCCGAACAAGCTAGAGTTTCAAGCGCGACAGTATCTCGTGTTTTAAATTATGACGAATCTTTATCAGTGGGAGATGAAACAAAAAAACGTATCTTTGAAGCTGCTGGAGCATTAAATTATACAAAATATCAAAATAAAAAAATTGAAAAACAAGGTAAATTAGCCATCGTTCAATGGTATACAGAGCAAGAAGAATTAGACGATCTTTATTATTTGTCTATACGCTTAGGAGTCGAAAAAAGAGCAGAAGAAATGGACTATGATATTATACGTATTTTCCAAAATACTAACTTTGAAATGAGCCCAGGGATAGATGGTATTATAGCAATTGGAAAATTTAGTGATATACAGGTAAATAAACTCACTTCATGGACAGAAAATATATGTTTTGTAGATTTCGATCAACTTTATCGTAGACTAGATTCAGTTGTTATTGATTTTGAACATGCTGTAAATTCAGTTTTGGATTATTTTATTGCAAATAATTACCAAAGTATTGGCTTAATTGCTGGACAAGAAAATTTTGGTGATAAATCTAAAAATATTATCGACAAAAGAACGATTTTTTTTAAAAATTATATGCAGCAAATTGGAATGTACAAAGAAAAATATACCTTTACTGGTAATTTTAATGTTTTATCCGGTCAGGAACTAATGCGAAAAGCTATAGATAACTTAAAAGATGATCTACCGGATGCTTTTTTTGTTTCTAATGATTCAATGGCTATCGGTTGTTTAAGAACTCTACAAGAAGCTGGAATATCTGTACCTGAAAGGGTTAGTCTTATTGGCTTTAATGACATAAGTTTAGCTAAATATATTTATCCTACATTGAGTACAGTAAAAGTCTATACAGAATTAATGGGTGAGACTGGTTTTGATTTATGGCTCGATAAATTAACTACTGGAAGAAGGGTAGCAAAAAAAATTACCTTATCTACAGATTTACTTTTACGAGAAAGTACTAAACCGGTTATTTAA
- a CDS encoding glycoside hydrolase family 2 TIM barrel-domain containing protein, with protein sequence MKYEKDSQNQKIIHKNRLSSRSYFMTYQNENEALTYERKISRGFQLLNGNWKFLYASSPEEFTGEFYKDDYDVSNWDELLVPSHWELNGYGNPHYTNVQYPFPVEPPYIPSENPTGHYYRDFHLASSQVAERTYLRFEGVDSSFHVWVNGDFVGYSTGSREASDFDITPYVKEGKNSIAVKVYKWSASSYLEDQDMWWLSGIFRDVYLYTKSNIYIQDFFVKTLLDDKYKDAILDIEIKTEGIQDFASDYKVEYTLLDKNYNIVKKYSDTLKDKNINVTIEINNPEKWSAEAPYLYHLLITLKKNNKVIGVIPNKIGFRKVELKNGLILVNGKDIMFKGVNRHETHPDYGRAISLDWMEKDIKLMKKNNINAVRTAHYPDDPRFYSLCDEYGLYVIDEADIETHGFDLIHEWNRLSDDQEWQEAYLDRMIRMVERDKNHPSVIIWSLGNESGFGKNHLVMADWAKKRDDTRLIHYEGETRDILDRTDNNPYEENKAADMFSTMYSSVELMEELGKREDLKQPHILCEFGHAMGNGPGGFKEYFDVFYKYKRLQGGFVWEWMDHGIRKHTNEGEEYFGYGGDFGDSPHDSNFVIDGMVMPDRTPSPALIEYKKVIEPIIVTEFNADKKTIKVENRYDFIDLKHVSAIWELSINDCIIEQGTLDVAHIQADTTEDISIPIAMVNQEIKYNEAILTIRFLQKYDTKWALAGHEIAWGQFIISAKEMSPFKLIDDDYSQLRVSNKANKIKIQGDNFTIVFSNSTGDILSWQVNSINILKEGPKLNFWRALTDNDKLGIAEFGAESVAADWRMNGLDLMQRRIKSVTYQEKINYVHVKVEAKYAPPVLAWGFETVIDYIINSSGVVEVDIKGHKVGEGAKTLPKIGLQMQIDKSLSDVAWYGRGPGEAYSDTKQANRFGLFTTTVNKLFTSYVVPQENGNRTDIKWAAVNRDDGLGLFIKGSNFNFSARKYTTENIDKANHTIELEKSNFIELNLDYQLHGIGSASCGPGVLEKYELKNEDFEFSFKLLGFSRNEWSPDNINKYI encoded by the coding sequence ATGAAATATGAAAAAGATTCCCAAAATCAAAAAATTATTCATAAAAATAGATTATCATCACGTTCCTATTTTATGACGTACCAAAATGAGAATGAAGCACTAACCTATGAAAGGAAAATATCGAGAGGGTTTCAATTATTAAATGGCAATTGGAAATTTTTGTATGCAAGTTCTCCGGAAGAATTTACTGGGGAATTTTACAAAGATGATTACGATGTTTCAAATTGGGATGAGTTATTGGTACCGTCTCATTGGGAATTAAATGGTTACGGCAATCCCCATTATACAAATGTCCAGTACCCTTTCCCAGTTGAGCCTCCTTATATTCCATCTGAAAATCCAACAGGTCACTATTATAGAGATTTTCATTTAGCTTCTTCGCAAGTAGCAGAGAGAACGTATTTACGTTTTGAGGGCGTTGATAGTTCCTTTCATGTTTGGGTTAATGGAGATTTTGTAGGTTACAGTACAGGAAGTAGAGAAGCTTCAGACTTTGACATTACTCCATATGTCAAAGAAGGAAAGAATTCGATAGCAGTAAAAGTATATAAATGGTCTGCATCAAGTTATTTAGAAGATCAAGACATGTGGTGGTTAAGTGGTATTTTTAGAGATGTATATTTATATACAAAATCAAATATTTATATACAAGACTTCTTTGTAAAAACTTTATTAGATGATAAATATAAAGATGCAATACTAGATATTGAAATTAAAACAGAAGGTATTCAAGACTTTGCGTCTGATTACAAAGTTGAGTATACTTTATTGGACAAAAATTATAATATAGTAAAAAAATATTCTGATACTCTAAAAGATAAAAATATAAATGTAACAATAGAAATAAATAATCCGGAAAAATGGTCTGCAGAAGCACCGTATCTTTATCATTTACTTATAACTTTGAAAAAGAATAACAAAGTTATTGGAGTCATTCCTAATAAAATTGGATTTAGAAAAGTTGAATTGAAAAATGGATTAATTTTAGTGAATGGAAAAGATATTATGTTTAAAGGCGTGAATCGGCATGAAACCCATCCTGATTACGGTAGAGCTATTTCGTTAGATTGGATGGAAAAAGATATAAAATTGATGAAAAAGAATAATATTAATGCAGTAAGGACGGCACATTATCCTGATGATCCAAGATTTTATTCATTATGTGATGAGTATGGACTCTATGTGATAGATGAAGCTGACATTGAAACACATGGTTTTGACTTGATTCACGAGTGGAACCGACTAAGCGACGACCAAGAATGGCAAGAAGCTTACCTTGATAGAATGATTAGAATGGTAGAAAGAGACAAAAACCATCCTTCTGTTATCATTTGGTCTTTAGGAAATGAATCAGGATTTGGGAAAAATCATTTAGTAATGGCAGATTGGGCAAAGAAAAGAGACGACACACGTTTAATCCATTATGAAGGTGAAACAAGAGATATTTTAGATCGGACAGATAACAATCCATATGAAGAAAATAAAGCTGCGGATATGTTTTCAACGATGTATAGTTCAGTCGAATTAATGGAAGAACTGGGGAAAAGAGAAGATTTAAAACAACCTCATATTTTATGCGAATTCGGACATGCAATGGGCAATGGGCCAGGTGGATTTAAAGAATATTTTGATGTGTTTTATAAATATAAACGACTTCAAGGTGGTTTTGTGTGGGAATGGATGGACCACGGAATACGAAAGCATACGAATGAAGGGGAAGAGTATTTTGGTTATGGAGGAGACTTTGGTGATTCACCACATGATTCAAATTTCGTAATTGATGGAATGGTTATGCCTGACAGAACACCTTCTCCTGCTTTAATAGAATATAAAAAAGTTATTGAACCAATTATTGTTACTGAGTTTAATGCTGATAAAAAAACCATTAAAGTCGAGAATAGATATGATTTTATTGATTTAAAACATGTATCTGCAATATGGGAATTGAGTATAAATGATTGCATTATTGAACAGGGTACGTTGGATGTAGCTCATATACAAGCAGATACAACAGAGGATATTTCCATTCCAATAGCAATGGTCAATCAAGAAATTAAATACAATGAAGCGATACTTACTATAAGATTTTTACAAAAATATGATACTAAATGGGCACTAGCAGGACACGAAATAGCATGGGGACAGTTTATTATCTCTGCTAAAGAAATGAGTCCTTTCAAACTAATTGATGACGATTATTCACAGTTAAGAGTAAGTAATAAAGCCAATAAAATAAAAATTCAAGGAGATAATTTTACTATTGTGTTTAGTAACTCTACAGGGGATATCCTCTCTTGGCAAGTTAATAGCATAAATATATTAAAAGAAGGTCCTAAATTAAATTTCTGGAGAGCTCTTACCGATAATGATAAGCTGGGAATTGCTGAATTTGGAGCAGAGTCAGTTGCTGCTGATTGGCGAATGAATGGATTAGACCTTATGCAAAGAAGAATCAAATCGGTTACGTATCAAGAAAAAATAAATTATGTTCACGTCAAAGTAGAGGCTAAGTATGCCCCTCCAGTTTTAGCATGGGGATTTGAAACAGTTATTGACTATATTATTAATTCATCTGGGGTAGTGGAAGTAGATATCAAAGGGCATAAAGTTGGCGAAGGAGCTAAAACTTTACCTAAGATAGGCTTACAAATGCAGATAGATAAGTCACTATCTGACGTTGCTTGGTATGGTAGAGGACCAGGAGAAGCTTATTCAGATACTAAACAAGCGAATCGATTTGGACTATTTACCACCACTGTAAATAAACTATTTACTAGTTATGTAGTACCTCAAGAAAATGGAAACAGAACTGATATTAAATGGGCAGCAGTAAATCGAGATGATGGATTAGGTCTCTTTATAAAAGGATCAAATTTTAATTTTAGTGCTCGTAAGTATACTACAGAAAACATAGATAAAGCTAATCATACCATCGAATTAGAAAAATCAAACTTTATTGAACTGAATCTAGATTATCAGTTACATGGAATTGGCTCAGCGAGTTGCGGTCCTGGAGTATTAGAAAAGTATGAACTGAAAAATGAAGACTTTGAATTTTCATTTAAACTATTAGGATTTTCAAGAAATGAATGGAGTCCTGATAATATAAATAAATACATTTAA
- a CDS encoding ABC transporter substrate-binding protein yields the protein MKNIKPWLFLAASVMLVGCSGNESEESGSSDKGSTNETGEITAWAWDPAFNIKALDLANEQYTKDNSDFNLNVIENAQDDIVQKLNTSLSSGTTKGMPNIVLIEDYRAQSFLEAYPDAFYPVTDLLKADEFAGYKVAAGTVGEEAYSVPFDSGVTGLYLRTDILDEAGFTAEDFTDISWDEYIEMGKKIEEKTGVKMLTSDHNDLGIIRTMIQSSGSWYTKEDGVTPFIAGNEPLKIAFENYKELMDAGIMNVHNDWSQFLEQFNSGNVATVPTGNWITPSIKAAEDQSGNWEVVSYPRQDVEGSINASNLGGSSWYVLNVDGKEQAAKFLVDTFGSNTELYQELISEIGAIGTYQPATSEEAYQVEDEFFSGQKVYADFSEWVGEIPEVNFGQNTYAVEDVLVVAMQEYLTGGDLDKVLDDAQSQAESQIK from the coding sequence ATGAAAAATATTAAACCGTGGTTATTTTTAGCAGCTTCAGTCATGTTAGTTGGGTGTTCGGGAAACGAGTCAGAAGAATCAGGTTCTTCTGATAAAGGAAGTACGAATGAAACAGGTGAGATTACAGCGTGGGCGTGGGATCCAGCTTTTAATATAAAAGCATTAGACTTAGCTAATGAGCAGTACACAAAAGATAATTCAGACTTTAATCTTAATGTTATTGAAAATGCACAAGATGATATTGTTCAAAAACTAAATACTAGTTTGAGCTCAGGAACAACGAAAGGTATGCCTAATATTGTATTAATTGAAGATTATCGCGCTCAAAGTTTCTTAGAAGCGTATCCTGATGCTTTTTATCCAGTTACAGACTTATTGAAAGCAGATGAATTTGCAGGCTATAAAGTTGCTGCCGGAACGGTTGGAGAAGAAGCTTATTCTGTCCCATTTGATTCTGGAGTAACAGGATTATATCTTCGTACAGATATTTTAGATGAAGCAGGTTTTACAGCTGAAGACTTTACTGACATCTCGTGGGATGAATATATTGAAATGGGTAAAAAGATAGAAGAAAAAACTGGTGTCAAGATGTTAACAAGTGACCACAATGATTTAGGGATAATTAGAACTATGATTCAATCAAGTGGATCATGGTATACAAAAGAAGATGGAGTTACACCATTTATTGCAGGAAATGAACCTCTAAAAATAGCATTTGAAAATTACAAAGAGCTAATGGACGCTGGAATTATGAATGTCCATAACGACTGGAGTCAGTTCCTAGAGCAATTTAATAGTGGGAATGTTGCAACTGTTCCTACAGGAAACTGGATTACACCTTCTATCAAAGCTGCTGAGGATCAATCAGGAAACTGGGAAGTAGTATCTTATCCTAGACAAGATGTCGAAGGTTCAATAAATGCATCTAATTTAGGTGGATCATCATGGTATGTACTAAATGTTGATGGAAAAGAACAAGCTGCTAAATTTTTAGTTGATACATTTGGTTCAAATACTGAATTATATCAAGAATTAATCTCAGAAATTGGCGCTATTGGAACGTATCAACCTGCGACCTCAGAAGAAGCTTATCAAGTAGAAGATGAATTCTTCAGCGGACAAAAAGTATACGCAGATTTTTCTGAATGGGTAGGAGAAATTCCAGAAGTTAATTTTGGACAGAACACATATGCTGTTGAGGATGTTCTCGTCGTAGCTATGCAAGAATATCTAACTGGTGGAGATTTAGACAAAGTTTTAGATGATGCTCAATCTCAAGCAGAATCACAAATTAAATAA